Proteins from a genomic interval of Rattus norvegicus strain BN/NHsdMcwi chromosome 2, GRCr8, whole genome shotgun sequence:
- the Tyw3 gene encoding tRNA wybutosine-synthesizing protein 3 homolog isoform 2 (isoform 2 is encoded by transcript variant 2) → MDRSAEFGRWKAQSLSKADLSRKGSVDEDAVEVVELLNSREEFFTTSSCAGRILLLDGSTNGPRVQKQHCCWLLVTHKPCVKDDVMAALKGATSDAVLKFEPFILHVQCRTLQDAQTLHSVAIDSGFRNSGITVGKRGKIMLVL, encoded by the exons ATGGACCGCAGCGCAGAGTTCGGCCGATGGAAGGCGCAGAGTCTGAGCAAGGCAGACCTTAGCCGGAAGGGCAGTGTGGACGAGGACGCGGTGGAGGTGGTGGAGCTCCTGAATTCGCGGGAAGAGTTTTTCACTACCAGCTCCTGCGCAGGCCGCATCCTCCTTCTAGACGGG agCACGAATGGTCCCAGAGTTCAGAAACAGCACTGCTGCTGGCTGCTGGTCACACACAAGCCTTGTGTGAAAGATGACGTG ATGGCAGCTCTGAAGGGTGCAACCAGCGATGCTGTGTTGAAGTTTGAACCATTTATCCTCCATGTGCAGTGCCGGACACTGCAGGACGCACAAACCCTG CATTCAGTGGCCATTGATTCTGGCTTCAGGAACTCAGGCATCACCGTGGGGAAGCGAGGGAAGATCATGCTG